A region of Lacinutrix sp. Hel_I_90 DNA encodes the following proteins:
- a CDS encoding trimeric intracellular cation channel family protein: MFYIIDILGTIAFSISGVLVALNKRMDAFGILIIAFVTAVGGGTLRDVLIGDTPVSWMTNITFVYVILASTIFAVVLKSKIDYLRKSLFLFDTIGIGLYTVVGVEKGISAGLHPIICIALGTMSACFGGVIRDILCNEIPVIFRKEVYATACIFGGIAYFLIKRLPIEGDFVFIIAGLVVIVIRIIAVKFKISLPSLYKKTV; the protein is encoded by the coding sequence ATGTTTTACATCATAGATATTTTAGGAACCATTGCTTTTTCAATTTCTGGCGTTTTAGTCGCTTTAAATAAAAGAATGGATGCTTTTGGAATCCTAATAATAGCCTTTGTTACTGCTGTTGGAGGAGGTACATTGCGTGATGTACTCATTGGTGATACGCCAGTAAGTTGGATGACGAACATCACCTTCGTTTATGTTATTTTGGCGTCCACTATTTTTGCTGTAGTTTTAAAATCGAAAATCGATTACCTAAGAAAATCTTTGTTTTTATTCGATACCATTGGTATTGGATTATACACCGTTGTTGGTGTAGAAAAAGGAATTTCGGCAGGATTACATCCAATAATATGTATTGCTTTAGGCACAATGTCTGCTTGCTTTGGCGGTGTGATTCGTGATATTTTATGTAATGAAATCCCAGTAATTTTTAGAAAAGAAGTGTATGCAACGGCCTGTATTTTTGGAGGTATCGCTTATTTTTTAATAAAAAGGCTCCCTATTGAAGGCGACTTCGTCTTTATAATTGCTGGTTTGGTAGTCATTGTAATTCGAATTATTGCGGTAAAGTTTAAAATTAGTTTACCTAGTTTGTATAAAAAAACAGTTTGA
- a CDS encoding peptidylprolyl isomerase, with amino-acid sequence MRLLLIFCASILLFNCGEERSKQKKSTATPTKKNTKIVKDTMEVDIKIDSSKLTLEERYLPLDDDNAMAFFREYAEVHPENKVRIYTEYGNITIQLFENTEFHRANFIFLTKNKVFDGTQFHRVVKNFVIQGGSSDDRDVVKKRREIGRYLLPPDVRHDYKHHRGVISIPSSEIENAYKLASPFEFFITQTNQYHLDGKYTIFGKVINGLDVVDKIAAVETDSGDWPIRNVYITKVEVLK; translated from the coding sequence ATGCGTTTACTTCTTATTTTTTGTGCTTCTATTTTATTGTTTAATTGCGGAGAAGAACGTTCTAAGCAAAAAAAGAGCACTGCTACTCCAACTAAAAAAAATACTAAAATTGTTAAAGACACTATGGAAGTGGACATTAAAATCGACAGTTCTAAATTAACCTTAGAAGAAAGATATTTACCGCTAGATGATGATAATGCCATGGCATTCTTTCGGGAGTATGCAGAAGTACACCCCGAAAATAAAGTTAGAATTTATACTGAATATGGAAACATTACGATACAATTATTTGAAAACACCGAATTTCACAGAGCCAATTTTATCTTTCTTACAAAAAACAAGGTTTTTGATGGTACGCAATTTCATCGTGTGGTAAAGAATTTCGTCATTCAAGGCGGCAGTTCAGACGATCGAGACGTTGTAAAAAAAAGAAGAGAAATAGGAAGATACCTATTACCTCCTGATGTTAGACATGACTACAAACATCATCGCGGGGTAATTTCGATACCCAGTAGTGAAATTGAAAACGCCTATAAACTAGCCTCGCCGTTTGAGTTTTTTATCACCCAAACCAATCAATACCATTTGGACGGAAAGTATACTATTTTTGGTAAAGTCATTAACGGTTTAGATGTTGTAGACAAAATTGCAGCAGTAGAAACCGATAGCGGAGACTGGCCCATTCGTAATGTTTATATTACCAAAGTAGAAGTATTGAAATAG
- a CDS encoding glucan 1,4-alpha-maltotetraohydrolase domain-containing protein, protein MTPFFTHSLKNFSGKILFYCAFFVLYFLQTTTQAQQANDSRVMLQGFYWESAANNPNNWYNIVNGASQEISDIGIDMIWLPPPSDAGSLEGYLPRQLNNFTTNYGSLTAHKNMLNALNNKGIEPIADIVINHRVGTTNYADFTNPQWNTDAVTSNDEMWSVPEFFNVYPRGNNDTGTPYEAARDIDHTKQYVQNSIIQFLNNLKTLGYKGWRYDFVHGFDEYYFTLYNNATNPTFSVGENYTANKQVIQDWIDATGSTAFDFPTYFTLKSVIRDNNYSYLSNNGSASGGIGWDPRNNTTFVENHDTPRYDTPNNVLNAGNVSQAYAYLLTHSGVPCIYWPHLFDWGTSVKTEITDLVAIRKAAGIHSQSNVSIKASQNGLYAAVISGDNYEVAMKMGPNNWNPQGSGWNLVASGNNYAVWTKATVIPPNTDSFTVFVQNYSTIYSWDDNQNATNENWPGTTLTNLGNGWSSATIPGNCSNIIFSNNGSNQTANLNTCSDLPYYYQGNWYASDPTNNTGSGSFTVYVQGYSNVYSWDNNQQATSGNWPGTTLSSAGNGYVSATISGNCSNIIFSNNGGNQTPDLYTCSDKPYYYNNSWHSNPVNAKQAIETPLSLVKGKGFSIFPNPATHSFSVSFTESKILNLELYNIQGQRVLSENNLQKERHHINVESYPRGLYLIKLQLEDDSTQIKKIILE, encoded by the coding sequence ATGACACCCTTTTTTACTCACTCACTCAAAAATTTCTCAGGTAAGATTTTGTTTTACTGCGCTTTTTTTGTTCTGTATTTCTTACAAACAACAACTCAGGCGCAACAAGCAAATGACAGTCGTGTGATGCTTCAAGGTTTCTACTGGGAATCTGCAGCAAACAATCCAAATAACTGGTATAACATTGTCAATGGAGCTAGTCAGGAAATTTCAGATATTGGAATAGACATGATCTGGTTACCACCACCAAGTGATGCTGGTTCTCTTGAGGGGTACCTGCCAAGACAATTAAACAACTTTACTACAAATTATGGAAGTTTAACGGCACATAAAAACATGCTAAATGCCTTAAATAATAAAGGTATTGAGCCTATTGCTGATATCGTGATAAATCACAGAGTCGGCACTACTAATTATGCTGATTTCACAAACCCACAATGGAATACAGATGCAGTGACTTCTAATGATGAAATGTGGAGCGTTCCAGAATTTTTTAACGTTTATCCCAGAGGAAATAACGATACGGGAACACCTTATGAAGCAGCTCGCGATATCGATCACACGAAGCAGTATGTTCAAAACAGTATTATTCAATTTTTAAATAATTTAAAAACTTTGGGCTACAAAGGCTGGAGATATGATTTTGTTCACGGATTTGACGAATATTATTTCACACTTTATAATAACGCGACAAATCCTACTTTTTCTGTAGGTGAAAATTATACAGCAAACAAACAAGTAATACAAGATTGGATTGATGCTACCGGTTCAACCGCTTTTGATTTCCCGACTTACTTTACCTTAAAATCGGTTATTAGAGATAACAACTATTCTTATTTAAGTAATAACGGTTCTGCTTCCGGCGGTATTGGATGGGATCCAAGAAACAACACAACGTTTGTTGAAAATCATGACACACCAAGATACGATACACCAAATAATGTTTTAAACGCCGGGAATGTTAGTCAGGCCTATGCTTATTTACTAACGCATTCTGGAGTTCCATGTATTTACTGGCCTCATTTATTTGATTGGGGAACTAGCGTGAAAACGGAAATTACAGATTTAGTAGCAATTAGAAAAGCTGCGGGCATCCATAGTCAAAGTAACGTATCTATTAAAGCCTCACAAAATGGTCTGTATGCCGCTGTAATAAGTGGAGATAATTATGAGGTTGCTATGAAAATGGGACCTAACAATTGGAATCCACAAGGTAGTGGCTGGAATTTAGTAGCGTCTGGAAATAACTATGCCGTATGGACAAAGGCAACAGTTATACCCCCAAATACAGATTCTTTTACCGTATTTGTTCAAAACTATTCTACTATCTATAGCTGGGATGATAATCAAAACGCAACTAATGAAAATTGGCCTGGAACAACATTAACTAATTTAGGTAATGGTTGGTCATCTGCAACTATTCCTGGAAACTGTTCAAATATAATTTTTAGTAATAATGGTAGCAATCAAACAGCAAATTTAAACACCTGTAGTGATTTACCATACTACTATCAGGGTAATTGGTATGCAAGTGATCCTACCAATAACACAGGTTCAGGTTCATTTACAGTCTATGTTCAAGGGTATTCTAATGTATACAGTTGGGATAATAACCAACAAGCCACCAGTGGAAATTGGCCAGGAACTACTTTAAGTAGCGCGGGAAACGGTTATGTATCTGCTACAATTAGCGGGAATTGCTCAAATATTATCTTTAGTAACAATGGTGGTAATCAAACTCCCGATTTATACACGTGCAGTGACAAACCTTATTATTATAATAATTCATGGCATAGTAATCCTGTAAATGCAAAACAAGCTATTGAAACTCCATTATCATTAGTAAAGGGCAAAGGATTCTCCATATTCCCAAATCCTGCAACTCATTCATTTTCAGTATCTTTTACAGAAAGTAAAATACTTAATTTAGAATTATATAACATCCAGGGACAACGCGTACTTTCTGAAAATAATTTACAGAAAGAAAGACATCATATTAATGTTGAAAGTTACCCAAGAGGATTGTATTTAATAAAATTACAATTAGAGGATGACTCGACTCAGATTAAAAAGATTATTTTAGAATAA
- a CDS encoding CoA pyrophosphatase, which translates to MKFDAFSKAIKGIKNLQLPGQASQFKMSPPYREHLVKLQADKIKNARQAAVMALFYPDLNNETHIILILRKTYKGVHSAQIGFPGGKLEAGETKEEAAIRETEEEVGVKQEDMTVLKQLTQIYIPPSNFYVQPFIGVCQSTPIFTKQDDEVEDLLEVHLNDFLNESHVITKTVSTAYDVSVDVPAFKLNGHSVWGATAMILSEVKDLLNTALK; encoded by the coding sequence ATGAAATTTGATGCATTTTCTAAAGCGATAAAAGGCATTAAAAATTTACAACTTCCAGGTCAGGCTTCTCAATTCAAAATGTCTCCGCCATACCGAGAACACTTAGTAAAGTTGCAAGCTGATAAGATAAAGAATGCGCGACAGGCTGCAGTAATGGCCTTGTTTTATCCAGACCTCAATAATGAAACACATATTATACTTATTCTAAGAAAAACATACAAAGGTGTACATTCTGCCCAAATTGGTTTTCCTGGTGGCAAATTGGAAGCAGGAGAAACAAAAGAAGAAGCAGCGATTCGTGAAACCGAAGAAGAAGTTGGGGTAAAACAAGAGGACATGACAGTGCTTAAGCAATTGACACAAATTTATATTCCACCAAGCAATTTTTACGTGCAACCCTTTATTGGGGTTTGCCAGAGCACTCCAATTTTCACAAAACAAGATGATGAAGTTGAGGACTTATTGGAAGTACATCTTAATGATTTCTTAAATGAATCGCACGTGATTACTAAAACAGTATCAACCGCTTATGATGTTTCTGTAGATGTTCCTGCGTTTAAATTGAATGGTCATTCTGTCTGGGGAGCAACGGCAATGATATTAAGTGAAGTGAAAGACTTGCTAAACACTGCGCTTAAATAA
- a CDS encoding 1-acyl-sn-glycerol-3-phosphate acyltransferase has product MGLFKKNPFGHNLFIKKWLIRILGVLSHRRFRGFNELQIEGSEIIKNLPDTNVLFISNHQTYFADVVAMFHVFNASLSGREDSIKNVGYLWHPKLNLYYVAAKETMRSGLLPKILAYVGSISIERTWRSEGKDVNRQVKMSDISAISRALDDGWVITFPQGTTTPFKPIRKGTAHIIKRYKPIVVPIVIDGFRRSFDKKGLRVKKKNVYQTFEIKAPLEIDYDNESFDDIIKKIEYAIEQHPSFLKVISKEELEAREELNKQREWLDS; this is encoded by the coding sequence ATGGGATTATTCAAAAAAAATCCTTTCGGACACAATTTATTCATTAAGAAGTGGCTCATCCGTATTTTGGGTGTGTTGTCTCACAGACGCTTTCGCGGCTTTAATGAATTACAAATTGAGGGTTCTGAAATTATAAAAAATTTACCAGACACGAATGTGTTATTCATTTCAAATCACCAAACCTATTTTGCTGATGTTGTAGCAATGTTTCATGTCTTTAACGCAAGTTTAAGTGGCAGAGAAGACTCGATTAAAAATGTGGGTTACCTGTGGCATCCAAAACTGAATTTATACTACGTCGCGGCAAAAGAAACAATGAGATCTGGACTTTTACCAAAGATACTGGCTTATGTAGGTTCTATAAGTATTGAGCGTACCTGGAGAAGCGAAGGTAAAGATGTAAATCGTCAGGTAAAAATGAGTGATATTTCTGCTATTAGTAGGGCTTTAGATGATGGCTGGGTTATTACGTTTCCACAAGGGACGACCACACCTTTTAAACCTATTCGTAAAGGAACAGCACACATTATAAAGCGCTACAAACCTATTGTAGTGCCAATTGTTATTGATGGTTTTAGACGCTCTTTCGATAAGAAAGGATTACGGGTAAAAAAGAAAAACGTATACCAAACCTTTGAAATTAAAGCGCCATTAGAAATAGATTATGACAATGAATCTTTTGATGATATTATAAAAAAAATAGAATATGCTATAGAGCAACATCCTTCGTTTTTAAAGGTAATTTCAAAAGAAGAACTAGAAGCACGCGAAGAGTTGAATAAACAACGCGAGTGGTTGGATAGTTAG
- a CDS encoding RNA polymerase sigma factor — protein sequence MNKELEHSFVELLEKHQNIVHKVCRLYTNNYDAHNDLFQEITIQLWKAYPKFRGDSKFSTWMYRVGLNTAITLYRKSKRTINTLEFDAVQFKIKAEDYDDTEEQQLKLLYNAVYELNDIEKALVFLYLEDKNYREISETMGITEVNARVKMNRVKTKLRTILNP from the coding sequence TTGAATAAAGAGCTAGAACATAGTTTTGTGGAATTGCTGGAGAAACACCAGAATATAGTACATAAGGTGTGCCGCTTATACACAAATAATTATGATGCCCATAACGATTTGTTCCAGGAAATTACGATACAGCTCTGGAAGGCCTATCCGAAATTTAGGGGGGACTCCAAGTTCAGTACTTGGATGTATCGTGTGGGGCTAAATACAGCTATTACGCTTTATAGAAAGTCTAAACGGACGATAAACACATTAGAATTTGATGCTGTACAGTTTAAAATTAAAGCCGAAGATTATGACGATACAGAAGAACAACAGTTAAAATTATTGTACAATGCTGTATATGAATTGAATGATATTGAAAAGGCACTCGTTTTCTTGTATTTGGAAGACAAAAATTATAGAGAAATTAGTGAAACAATGGGTATTACTGAAGTAAATGCAAGAGTGAAAATGAATCGCGTGAAAACGAAGTTAAGAACCATTTTAAATCCGTAA
- a CDS encoding NAD(P)/FAD-dependent oxidoreductase, with amino-acid sequence MNIPKSNLPRIVIVGGGFAGVSLVKKLANKKTQVVLLDKHNYHTFQPLLYQVSSSGLEPDSIAYPLRKVIKKQNSSFFRLAEVEQIDAEKKEIHTTIGNLSYDYLVLATGTKTNYFGNKSIEKHSMPMKEVSQALDIRSLILQNFEKAAIAETKRERQSLLTFVIVGGGPTGVELAGAIAELKNHILPKDYKDLDASNMHIHLLEGDSRVLPPMSEHASKKAELFLKALGVTVHCNTLVKDYDGTTVQTNSELTLESETLIWAAGVTGNPVHGIKAKVLEDRSNRYKVNQYNQVEGFDSIFAVGDIAMMETKTFPKGHPQVAQPAIQQGKLLGKNLLRLIEGKPMKAFVYKDKGSMATVGRNKAVVDLKYYKFAGFFAWFIWMFIHLMSLVGFRNKVIVFFNWTYNYINFDKAARLIIRPFKKA; translated from the coding sequence ATGAATATTCCTAAATCTAACTTACCCAGAATCGTTATTGTTGGTGGTGGTTTTGCAGGAGTAAGTCTCGTTAAAAAACTCGCTAATAAAAAGACTCAGGTGGTTTTATTAGACAAGCATAATTACCATACCTTTCAGCCTTTATTATATCAAGTCTCTTCCTCGGGGTTAGAACCCGATTCGATAGCGTACCCTTTACGTAAAGTTATAAAAAAACAAAACAGTTCCTTTTTTCGTCTGGCAGAGGTAGAGCAGATTGATGCAGAAAAAAAAGAAATCCATACCACTATTGGAAACCTCTCATATGATTATTTGGTGTTGGCCACAGGAACCAAAACGAATTATTTTGGAAACAAAAGCATTGAGAAGCATAGTATGCCCATGAAGGAAGTCTCACAAGCACTTGATATTAGAAGTTTAATTTTACAAAATTTTGAAAAAGCAGCTATTGCCGAGACTAAAAGAGAACGTCAGAGCTTACTCACTTTTGTTATTGTTGGTGGTGGACCAACAGGTGTTGAACTGGCTGGCGCCATTGCAGAACTTAAAAATCATATTCTACCTAAAGATTATAAAGATTTAGATGCGAGTAATATGCACATTCACTTGCTCGAAGGAGACTCTAGAGTTTTACCACCAATGAGTGAACACGCCTCTAAAAAAGCTGAATTATTTTTAAAAGCGTTGGGGGTTACAGTGCATTGTAACACATTGGTTAAAGACTATGACGGTACCACGGTGCAAACCAATTCTGAGTTAACCTTAGAATCTGAAACTCTTATTTGGGCAGCAGGTGTTACTGGTAATCCTGTACACGGCATAAAAGCAAAGGTGCTTGAAGACCGATCGAATCGCTATAAAGTTAATCAATACAATCAAGTAGAAGGTTTTGATTCTATCTTTGCAGTAGGCGATATTGCCATGATGGAAACAAAAACTTTTCCTAAAGGGCACCCGCAAGTAGCGCAGCCCGCGATTCAACAAGGTAAATTATTAGGTAAAAACCTATTGCGTTTAATTGAAGGTAAGCCAATGAAAGCTTTTGTTTATAAAGACAAAGGTTCAATGGCTACAGTTGGACGGAACAAAGCCGTTGTTGATTTAAAATATTACAAATTCGCAGGTTTTTTTGCTTGGTTTATCTGGATGTTTATTCATTTAATGTCGCTGGTTGGTTTTCGTAATAAGGTGATTGTCTTTTTTAACTGGACCTATAATTATATTAATTTTGATAAGGCTGCGCGTTTAATTATTAGGCCTTTTAAGAAGGCTTAA
- a CDS encoding lysoplasmalogenase yields MKLFKSPSFYLVFAILVGIETIIANLEGLTNIHFISKPLLVVSLLFYFINKSKHLSNSIRKRTVFALIFSLIGDILLLFVFKSKAFFIAGLVAFLMAHIMYCLVFLKHRNKSKKPYGFMAILIVYALGLFWFLKSGLNGLLIPVMLYMLVLLTMATFAFLRKRGVNTLSYNLVLLGALTFIISDSLLALNKFYTPVPLADFSIMFTYALAQLLIVIGLLRIKPS; encoded by the coding sequence ATGAAATTATTTAAAAGTCCGTCTTTCTATTTAGTATTTGCCATTTTGGTAGGTATAGAAACCATAATAGCAAACCTTGAAGGCTTAACAAACATTCACTTTATTTCTAAACCTTTACTAGTAGTTTCGTTACTATTTTACTTTATTAACAAAAGCAAGCACCTGAGTAACAGCATACGAAAGCGTACCGTATTTGCCTTGATTTTCTCTTTAATAGGAGATATTCTTTTGCTCTTCGTTTTTAAATCTAAAGCCTTCTTTATTGCGGGCTTAGTGGCATTCCTAATGGCCCATATAATGTATTGCTTGGTTTTTTTAAAACACAGAAATAAAAGCAAAAAACCCTATGGTTTTATGGCAATACTTATAGTATATGCCTTAGGCTTGTTTTGGTTTTTAAAATCTGGATTGAACGGTTTATTAATTCCCGTCATGCTATACATGCTTGTGCTATTAACCATGGCAACTTTTGCTTTTTTAAGAAAAAGGGGTGTAAACACGCTAAGTTATAACTTGGTGCTTTTAGGCGCACTGACTTTTATAATCTCTGATAGTTTATTAGCACTTAACAAATTTTATACTCCAGTGCCTCTGGCCGATTTTAGTATTATGTTTACTTATGCTTTAGCACAGCTGCTTATTGTTATTGGTCTATTGCGGATTAAGCCTTCTTAA
- a CDS encoding TonB-dependent receptor has translation MKAVLPIIITLLSLQLSGQNTISGTVTDNKNNPIAGANVYLEGTYDGNTTNATGAFTFTTNETGTQVLIVSFVSYESYQMASEVRTLKNLKIQLRDDVNTLDTVVLSAGTFAAGDNSKVSVLKPLDVVTTASALGDFVGALQTLPGTTTVAEDGRLFVRGGAAEETQIFIDGIRVFTPYTPTTNNIPTRGRYSPFLFDGITFSTGGYSAEYGQALSSILLLNTIDEPDQEKTDIGLMSVGASLGNTQKWDKSALSVNASYINLAPYLEVFKDRNEWVKPFQTGSGEAVYRQQTNSGLLKLYTAFDASNFELIQEDINSPAGMRFKLNNNNLYFNGSYEAKLQNRWTLATGFSYTHANTNTGINTSAIEATENSLHSKFKLRKSFSNRFKLNFGAEYLATAFNEDYQDEVTAPVDYGFNNNISAIFSEADIIFSRKLALKVGVRAEKSALLNEMSISPRASFAYKTGKRSQLSLAYGDFYQNPNSAILKFEQDLKAEHTQHYILNYQYNNDGRIFRAESYYKNYTHLVKYDTEFTGFESNYNNQGSGFAKGLDLFYRDNKSIKNIDYWVSYSFLDTKRDYRNFPIAAQPNFANAHNLSVVGKYWISDWKSQVGFSYALASGRPYTNPNLDGFLNEKTKSYSNLSVNWAYLLSQQKILYFSINNVLATKNVNGYQYANTADGNNNFARRALRPAADQFFFVGFFWTISEKGTDNQLDNL, from the coding sequence ATGAAAGCAGTATTACCCATCATAATCACATTACTAAGTTTACAACTCTCAGGGCAAAATACCATTAGCGGTACCGTAACAGATAATAAAAACAATCCTATTGCGGGTGCGAATGTTTATTTAGAAGGCACTTATGATGGAAACACCACTAATGCAACAGGCGCATTTACTTTTACAACAAACGAAACAGGAACACAAGTACTTATTGTTTCTTTTGTTTCTTACGAAAGCTACCAAATGGCAAGTGAGGTGCGTACTTTGAAAAATTTAAAGATACAACTGCGAGACGATGTGAATACGCTAGACACCGTAGTACTCTCTGCAGGCACTTTTGCTGCAGGCGATAACAGTAAAGTGTCTGTTTTAAAACCGTTGGATGTGGTCACTACAGCTAGTGCCTTAGGTGATTTTGTTGGGGCATTACAAACTTTGCCAGGAACGACAACGGTAGCCGAAGATGGGAGGCTCTTTGTACGTGGTGGAGCAGCCGAAGAAACCCAGATTTTTATAGATGGCATTCGTGTGTTTACACCGTATACCCCAACAACAAATAATATCCCAACACGCGGGCGCTATTCGCCATTTCTTTTTGATGGAATTACCTTTTCAACGGGTGGTTACTCTGCAGAGTACGGACAAGCCTTATCAAGTATTTTATTACTGAATACTATAGATGAACCTGACCAGGAAAAAACAGATATTGGCCTTATGAGCGTTGGTGCCAGCTTAGGAAATACTCAAAAATGGGATAAAAGTGCCTTAAGTGTTAATGCATCTTATATTAATTTAGCACCTTATTTGGAAGTGTTTAAGGACAGAAATGAATGGGTTAAACCCTTTCAGACGGGGTCTGGTGAAGCGGTTTACAGACAGCAAACCAATAGCGGATTACTAAAATTATATACGGCTTTTGATGCCTCTAATTTTGAGTTGATTCAAGAAGATATTAATAGTCCAGCGGGGATGCGTTTTAAACTCAATAATAACAATCTCTATTTTAATGGGTCTTATGAGGCGAAACTGCAAAACAGATGGACCTTAGCGACAGGTTTTAGTTATACCCATGCCAATACTAATACAGGTATTAATACAAGTGCTATAGAAGCTACCGAAAATTCACTTCATTCAAAATTTAAACTAAGAAAAAGTTTTAGCAACCGCTTTAAACTCAATTTTGGCGCCGAGTATTTAGCCACCGCTTTTAATGAAGACTATCAGGATGAGGTAACGGCGCCAGTGGATTACGGATTCAACAATAACATCTCTGCCATATTTTCAGAAGCCGATATTATTTTCTCCAGAAAACTAGCTTTAAAAGTGGGGGTAAGAGCAGAAAAAAGTGCGCTCTTAAATGAGATGAGTATTTCGCCAAGAGCCTCTTTTGCTTATAAAACAGGAAAAAGAAGTCAGTTGTCGTTGGCCTATGGCGATTTCTACCAGAATCCGAACAGTGCTATTTTAAAGTTTGAACAAGATTTAAAAGCCGAGCACACCCAACACTATATTTTAAATTACCAATACAATAACGATGGGCGCATTTTTAGAGCAGAAAGCTATTATAAAAATTACACGCATTTAGTAAAATATGATACCGAGTTTACGGGCTTTGAGAGCAATTATAACAATCAAGGCAGCGGTTTTGCAAAAGGCTTAGACTTGTTTTACAGAGACAATAAAAGCATTAAAAACATCGATTACTGGGTGAGTTACTCGTTTTTAGATACTAAACGCGACTATCGAAATTTCCCCATAGCGGCACAACCCAATTTTGCGAATGCCCATAATCTTTCTGTTGTTGGGAAATACTGGATTTCAGACTGGAAAAGTCAAGTTGGTTTTAGTTATGCTTTAGCTTCTGGAAGGCCCTATACTAATCCAAATCTAGACGGGTTTTTGAATGAGAAAACAAAAAGTTATAGTAATTTGAGTGTGAATTGGGCCTATTTATTGAGTCAGCAAAAGATTTTGTACTTTTCTATTAATAATGTATTAGCCACAAAAAATGTGAACGGCTATCAATATGCAAACACAGCAGACGGTAATAATAATTTTGCACGTCGTGCCTTGCGACCAGCAGCAGATCAATTTTTCTTTGTAGGTTTCTTTTGGACTATTAGTGAAAAAGGGACCGATAATCAGTTGGATAACTTATAA